A stretch of DNA from Nonlabens ponticola:
ATCTTTCTATTGGCACTCAAGGAATATACTTGGTAACCACCTGAGTCTGTTAAAATAGGTCGATCCCAATTCATAAATTGGTGCAATCCACCTGCTTTTTCAAGAATATCAGTGCCAGGTCGCAAATACAAATGATAGGTATTTGCGAGAATAATATCAGGATTCACTTCTTCTTTCAACTCACGTTGATGCACGCCTTTTACAGTACCTAGCGTACCTACAGGCATAAATATAGGCGTCTCAATCGCACCGTGATCTGTATGAACCACGCCTGCACGAGCTTGAGTAGCAGCATCTGTTTTTAATAGGTCAAATTTCATGTGCGGCAAAGATAAGGAGTTGGTTGAGGATAAGAAGTACAAAGTATTAAGCAGTATTTAGTGTTCAGTTTTCAGTTTCCCGTGTTTAGTGTTCAGTATTTTGTTTTCAGTATTCAGTATTCAGTATTCAGTATTCAGTATTTAGATGAATGATTGACTTTTGACTTGAGCTCAATAAATGTGTAAATCTTCCATTTCGATTTCAGTTTCAGTTTAGATTTTAAACGTTGTTTACAAATGACACCAAATCGTTGATAACCCTTGCAGCTGTCCGTACCTTATCTTTAGGCAACTTTTTAACTTTACCCACACAACTTAAAAACTCAACAATGGCTGATATACAGCAATTAAAAGACCTTACCACGCAGGTGCGACGCGACATTGTGCGTCAAGTACATGCAGTAAACAGTGGTCATCCAGGTGGCTCACTAGGCTGTGCGGAATTTCTAGTGGTTCTCTATAACGAGATCATGCAACACGATCCTAGTTTTGACATGGACGGTAAAGGAGAAGATCTGTTCTTCCTTTCTAATGGCCACATCTCACCAGTATTTTATAGCGTTTTAGCTCGTGCTGGATATTTTCCCGTTGAGGAATTGAACACCTTCCGTAAGCTGGATTCCAGACTACAAGGTCACCCAACGACTCATGAAGGACTACCAGGCGTGCGTATTGCCAGTGGTTCACTAGGTCAAGGAATGAGTGTTGCCATAGGTGCTGCCGAGGCTAAAAAACTCAACAATGACAAGCGCACGATTTTTACATTGCACGGTGATGGAGAGTTGCAGGAAGGCCAGAATTGGGAAGCAATCATGTATGCCAGCGCTAACAAGGTTGATAACCTTATCGCGACCATCGATGTTAACGGTCAACAAATTGACGGTAGTACAGAGAGCGTTCTGGCACTAGGAGATCTTGAAAATAAGTTTGTGGCCTTCGGCTGGGAAGTTGTTATAGTGGCAAACGGGAACGATATAGCCAGTGTGATTTCTGGTATTGAAGAGGCGATCTCGCTTTCGCGAAAGCAAAAACCTGTATGCATCCTGCTTCATACAAGCATGGGCCATGGTGTGGACTTTATGATGGGTTCTCACAAATGGCATGGTGTAGCTCCTAATGATGAGCAACTTGCAGAAGCACTGAAACAGAATCCTGAAACGCTAGGCGACTACTAATATTAAAACTACTGCCATCGCAGATAGACATATGAAAACATATACAAATACAGGAAATAAGGACACGAGATCAGGTTTTGGCGCTGGGTTGACCCAACTGGGCGATACCAATAAAAATGTGGTTGCATTGTGTGCCGATCTTACGGGATCGCTCAAGATGAATGAGTTTGCAGACCGCTACCCAGAACGTTTTTTTCAAGTAGGAATTGCTGAGGCTAACATGATGGGAATCGCAGCAGGACTTACTATCGGCGGTAAAATTCCATTTACG
This window harbors:
- a CDS encoding transketolase; this encodes MADIQQLKDLTTQVRRDIVRQVHAVNSGHPGGSLGCAEFLVVLYNEIMQHDPSFDMDGKGEDLFFLSNGHISPVFYSVLARAGYFPVEELNTFRKLDSRLQGHPTTHEGLPGVRIASGSLGQGMSVAIGAAEAKKLNNDKRTIFTLHGDGELQEGQNWEAIMYASANKVDNLIATIDVNGQQIDGSTESVLALGDLENKFVAFGWEVVIVANGNDIASVISGIEEAISLSRKQKPVCILLHTSMGHGVDFMMGSHKWHGVAPNDEQLAEALKQNPETLGDY